One genomic region from Helicobacter ibis encodes:
- a CDS encoding YcfL family protein codes for MRYVFLLACILFFSACGGVTYTPAPHTKHDRVFIDSSLPKDIVKNLREIKNLNGLLEFDLILRSSTNRDIIYKVTWLDENGLELPNVIDDEYRTIRILANKDKRIKKVAQHKSAKDFKIYIQRK; via the coding sequence ATGAGGTATGTTTTTCTTTTAGCTTGTATTTTGTTTTTTAGTGCATGTGGTGGAGTAACTTACACTCCCGCTCCACATACAAAACATGATAGAGTATTTATAGATTCATCTCTGCCAAAAGATATAGTAAAGAATCTAAGAGAAATAAAGAATCTAAATGGGCTTTTAGAATTTGACTTAATCTTAAGAAGTAGCACTAATAGAGATATTATCTATAAAGTTACATGGCTAGATGAAAATGGTTTAGAATTACCAAATGTCATAGATGACGAATATAGAACAATAAGAATCCTTGCAAATAAGGATAAAAGAATAAAGAAAGTTGCACAACACAAAAGTGCAAAAGATTTTAAAATTTACATTCAAAGAAAATAA
- a CDS encoding DUF6844 domain-containing protein, which produces MKKIIFISSLILSNILYAQGEKQTEITQSDIKIQNELSLPQEKEVATKDIQDYFDEFANAHNIEYGVTENGRTFYYGYADISDKGDLARGGSIAFQRAMLNIQSEFIKDAFGRLANQRILKYLNDNSTNAREFEELEKGGVLSQIMDKVTQLTGAKLDSALKDLGIEVEGLSQERKKDIFKDEFITKTIIDASGQMSGLVPMQTYVTTTKNGNYRVGVVAVISNKTRAIADDIKKNRQSNIKGKGKKLEEFLPKEDKDYINEYGIRMVYDENGEPMIISYGIWGYGKTSSDSRILDRLESGAKETAQNQADVAIREFVSTQISLRDETQTGDTIKQTLKESQNINNGSKEITEEMISEIVDKSLKTITSKTKGNLRGIRTAKRWSYTDDNNTEYVGVVRVYSYKNYVNTTQAVSPIKQEHKKATTKPQTREQDKKSSIVNSIDDF; this is translated from the coding sequence ATGAAAAAGATAATATTCATTAGTTCTTTGATTTTAAGTAATATTCTTTATGCACAAGGAGAAAAGCAAACTGAAATAACGCAATCTGATATTAAGATTCAAAATGAATTATCTCTACCACAAGAAAAAGAGGTGGCAACAAAAGATATACAAGATTATTTTGATGAGTTTGCAAACGCGCATAATATAGAATATGGAGTAACAGAAAATGGCAGGACATTTTATTATGGATATGCAGATATATCTGATAAGGGAGATCTTGCAAGAGGAGGTAGCATAGCATTTCAAAGGGCTATGCTAAACATACAAAGTGAATTTATAAAAGATGCCTTTGGCAGATTGGCAAACCAAAGAATCCTAAAATACCTAAATGATAACTCAACAAATGCAAGAGAGTTTGAAGAACTAGAAAAAGGTGGTGTGCTATCACAAATAATGGATAAGGTAACACAACTAACCGGTGCAAAACTAGATTCTGCGCTAAAAGACTTAGGGATTGAAGTAGAAGGTTTAAGCCAAGAGAGGAAAAAAGACATTTTCAAAGATGAATTTATAACTAAAACAATCATAGATGCAAGTGGTCAAATGAGTGGTCTAGTGCCTATGCAAACTTATGTTACAACAACCAAAAATGGTAATTATAGAGTTGGTGTAGTTGCAGTAATCTCAAATAAAACAAGAGCCATAGCAGATGATATAAAAAAGAATAGACAATCAAACATAAAAGGCAAGGGCAAGAAGCTAGAAGAATTCCTACCAAAAGAGGACAAAGACTATATAAATGAATATGGCATAAGAATGGTATATGATGAAAATGGCGAACCTATGATAATAAGCTATGGAATATGGGGCTATGGCAAGACTTCAAGCGATTCTAGAATCCTAGATAGACTAGAAAGTGGTGCAAAAGAGACAGCTCAAAATCAAGCAGATGTAGCTATTAGGGAATTCGTAAGCACACAAATAAGCCTAAGAGATGAAACACAAACAGGCGATACAATAAAACAAACACTAAAAGAATCTCAAAATATAAATAATGGCTCAAAAGAAATCACAGAAGAAATGATAAGTGAAATAGTAGATAAGTCTCTAAAGACAATCACAAGCAAGACAAAGGGGAATCTAAGAGGAATTAGAACTGCTAAGAGATGGTCTTATACAGATGATAATAATACAGAATATGTTGGCGTTGTTAGAGTGTATTCTTATAAAAACTATGTAAATACAACACAAGCAGTATCACCAATAAAACAAGAACACAAAAAAGCAACAACCAAGCCTCAAACAAGAGAGCAAGATAAAAAATCAAGTATTGTAAATAGCATTGATGATTTTTAG
- the lpoB gene encoding penicillin-binding protein activator LpoB has translation MKTKNLIVAFSIVGALLGGCASSSGPTYTDGKSTQANKGSALTLGLDREDFENTAENMINSMLSDPAFANIQAGDRKVIAIGRILNDTPQRIDTEKLTAKITSALRRSGKFVLTSAVAHGGALDSMSEDVRELRDNDEFNQNTIAKKGTLVSPDFSLAGKIRQDNVRLSNGKTQVEYFFLLRITDLNSGLVYWEDEQTINKTGSSKSVTW, from the coding sequence ATGAAAACAAAAAATTTAATAGTAGCTTTTAGTATCGTAGGTGCATTACTTGGAGGGTGTGCTAGTAGCTCTGGTCCAACATACACAGATGGTAAATCAACTCAAGCAAACAAAGGGTCAGCACTAACTTTAGGACTAGATAGAGAAGATTTTGAAAATACAGCAGAGAATATGATAAATAGTATGCTTAGTGATCCTGCATTTGCAAATATACAAGCAGGAGATAGAAAGGTAATTGCAATAGGCAGAATCCTAAATGACACTCCACAAAGAATTGATACAGAAAAACTAACTGCCAAGATAACTTCAGCTCTAAGAAGGTCTGGTAAGTTTGTGCTAACTTCCGCAGTAGCACATGGTGGTGCATTAGATTCCATGAGTGAAGATGTTAGAGAATTAAGAGATAATGATGAATTCAATCAAAACACAATCGCAAAAAAGGGAACTCTAGTATCTCCTGACTTCTCACTAGCTGGTAAGATAAGACAAGATAATGTGAGATTAAGCAATGGCAAAACACAAGTAGAATACTTCTTTTTACTTAGAATAACAGACTTAAACTCTGGACTTGTATATTGGGAAGATGAGCAAACAATCAACAAAACAGGCTCTAGCAAATCTGTAACTTGGTAA